One genomic region from Sorangium aterium encodes:
- the tilS gene encoding tRNA lysidine(34) synthetase TilS, whose amino-acid sequence MSPPAGPPPPPRRGRSHPPSLIRLAERLIRDERLLARGEVVLCACSGGPDSTALLHVLALLRRRIGHEVVAHGVDHGLRAAAAAELAIARDLSEQLGVPYAETRVDVAPGANLQARARAARLAALAAAAAACGARAIATGHTADDRAETVLLRLLRGAGPRGLAVLPPRARLPSDAAGAACQDQEPGSAASIELIRPLLQARRADVLAHLGRHRLAFAEDPSNRDPRFTRVRVRRELLPLLEDLSPAIVEHLCALSDMLVAGRDRPHGGDPDVLDGSEPLSIPLGRAQRFAIERARKLGRPLRVRVRGGKDIAVGFPEESSVLIEDGSARRGT is encoded by the coding sequence GCCGCCCAGGCGGGGCCGGTCGCACCCCCCGTCGCTGATCCGCCTCGCCGAGCGGCTGATCCGGGACGAGAGGCTGCTCGCTCGAGGCGAGGTCGTGCTCTGCGCCTGCTCCGGAGGCCCCGACTCGACCGCGCTGCTGCACGTCCTGGCGCTGCTCCGGCGGCGGATCGGCCACGAGGTGGTCGCGCATGGCGTGGACCACGGCCTCCGCGCCGCGGCCGCGGCCGAGCTCGCGATCGCGCGCGACCTGTCCGAGCAGCTCGGGGTTCCTTACGCCGAGACCCGCGTGGACGTGGCTCCCGGCGCGAACCTCCAGGCCAGGGCGCGCGCCGCCCGGTTGGCCGCGCTGGCGGCTGCAGCGGCGGCGTGCGGCGCCCGCGCGATCGCGACAGGCCACACCGCGGACGACCGGGCAGAGACGGTGCTCTTGCGCCTGCTACGGGGCGCGGGGCCCCGTGGGCTCGCCGTCCTGCCGCCGCGCGCCCGGCTCCCGTCCGACGCCGCTGGCGCGGCGTGCCAGGACCAGGAGCCGGGGTCGGCGGCGAGCATCGAGCTCATCCGCCCCTTGCTCCAGGCCCGCCGCGCCGACGTCCTCGCCCACCTCGGCCGACATCGACTGGCGTTCGCCGAGGATCCCAGCAACAGGGATCCTCGTTTCACGCGCGTCCGCGTCCGCCGCGAGCTCCTCCCGCTCCTCGAGGACCTGTCGCCGGCCATCGTCGAGCACCTCTGCGCGCTCTCGGACATGCTCGTCGCCGGGCGAGATCGGCCGCATGGCGGCGATCCAGACGTCCTCGACGGCAGCGAGCCGCTGTCGATTCCGCTCGGTCGGGCGCAGCGATTCGCGATCGAGCGGGCTCGCAAGCTGGGGCGGCCGCTGCGCGTCCGCGTTCGCGGCGGCAAAGACATCGCCGTGGGCTTTCCAGAGGAGTCCAGCGTGCTTATCGAGGACGGGTCTGCACGTCGCGGGACCTGA
- the ftsH gene encoding ATP-dependent zinc metalloprotease FtsH: MKQSHKTLLLWVLLIMMFLAIWQFLSPDSRPATQVAFSEFMAQVQVEAKDKDPHVESVTIKDREYTFWVKDPKSGTKTKKVTIGPDNADEITKTIVDNKVAVFFEKEETSPFWPGAIMYLLPTVFLLVMFYLFMRQLQAGGGKAMSFGKSRARLLSEAQNKVTFADVAGIDEAKDELEEIIAFLKDPKKFQKLGGRIPKGVLMMGPPGTGKTLLARAIAGEAGVPFFSISGSDFVEMFVGVGASRVRDLFEQGKKHAPCIIFIDEIDAVGRHRGAGLGGGHDEREQTLNQLLVEMDGFESNEGVIIVAATNRPDVLDPAILRPGRFDRRIVVNRPDVRGREGILRVHTKKVPLGPDVDMEILARGTPGFVGADIENLVNEAALLAARQDKDVVTMVDFEMAKDKVLMGAERRSMVISDEEKRTTAYHEAGHALVAKLLEKFSDPVHKVTIIPRGPALGLTQQLPKEDRLSMSRDFAKARLSVLMGGRVAEEIVFGQFTTGAGNDIKQASNLARRMVTEFGMSDVIGPISYGADEESVFLGRDFTSRRRDYSETIANQIDDEVRRFILDAHAEARQLLTDNREILERLATALLERETLDAEEVDAIVGGRELPQRQRVVIPSYSDRDRAAKEKRRAASIFGTPKPAPST, translated from the coding sequence GTGAAGCAATCGCACAAGACGCTGCTGCTCTGGGTTCTGCTGATCATGATGTTCTTGGCGATCTGGCAGTTCTTGAGCCCGGATTCCCGGCCCGCCACACAAGTCGCGTTCAGCGAGTTCATGGCCCAGGTCCAGGTCGAGGCCAAGGACAAGGATCCGCACGTCGAGTCGGTCACGATCAAGGACCGCGAGTACACCTTCTGGGTCAAGGACCCGAAGAGCGGGACGAAGACGAAGAAGGTCACGATCGGGCCTGACAACGCCGACGAGATCACGAAGACGATCGTCGACAACAAGGTCGCGGTGTTCTTCGAGAAGGAAGAGACGTCGCCGTTCTGGCCGGGGGCGATCATGTACCTCCTGCCGACGGTCTTCCTGCTCGTGATGTTCTATCTGTTCATGCGCCAGCTCCAGGCCGGCGGCGGCAAGGCGATGAGCTTCGGCAAGTCGCGCGCGCGGCTGCTCAGCGAGGCGCAGAACAAGGTGACGTTCGCCGACGTCGCGGGCATCGACGAGGCGAAGGACGAGCTCGAGGAGATCATCGCGTTCCTCAAGGACCCGAAGAAGTTCCAGAAGCTCGGCGGCCGGATCCCCAAGGGCGTCCTGATGATGGGCCCCCCCGGGACGGGCAAGACGCTCCTCGCGCGCGCGATCGCCGGCGAGGCGGGCGTGCCGTTCTTCTCGATCTCCGGCTCGGATTTCGTCGAGATGTTCGTCGGCGTCGGCGCGAGCCGGGTGCGCGACCTGTTCGAGCAGGGCAAGAAGCACGCGCCGTGCATCATCTTCATCGATGAGATCGACGCGGTCGGCCGCCACCGCGGCGCGGGGCTCGGCGGCGGTCATGACGAGCGCGAGCAGACGTTGAACCAGCTGCTCGTCGAGATGGACGGCTTCGAGTCGAACGAGGGCGTGATCATCGTCGCCGCGACGAACCGCCCCGACGTCCTCGACCCTGCGATCCTGCGGCCTGGCCGCTTCGACCGGCGCATCGTCGTGAACCGCCCCGACGTGCGCGGACGCGAGGGCATCCTCCGGGTGCATACGAAGAAGGTCCCGCTCGGTCCGGATGTCGACATGGAGATCCTGGCGCGGGGCACGCCCGGGTTCGTCGGCGCCGACATCGAGAACCTCGTTAACGAGGCGGCCCTGCTCGCGGCGCGTCAGGACAAGGACGTCGTCACGATGGTCGACTTCGAGATGGCCAAGGACAAGGTGCTGATGGGCGCCGAGCGCCGCAGCATGGTCATCAGCGACGAGGAGAAGCGGACCACGGCCTACCACGAGGCCGGGCACGCGCTCGTCGCGAAGCTCCTGGAGAAGTTCTCGGATCCGGTCCACAAGGTGACGATCATCCCGCGCGGCCCGGCGCTCGGCCTCACGCAGCAGCTGCCGAAGGAGGACCGGCTCAGCATGTCGCGCGACTTCGCCAAGGCGCGGCTGTCGGTGCTGATGGGCGGCCGCGTGGCGGAGGAGATCGTGTTCGGCCAGTTCACGACGGGCGCGGGCAACGACATCAAGCAGGCGTCGAACCTCGCGCGGCGCATGGTGACCGAGTTCGGCATGAGCGACGTGATCGGGCCGATCTCGTACGGCGCGGACGAGGAGAGCGTGTTCCTCGGGCGCGATTTCACGAGCCGGCGCCGCGACTACTCGGAGACGATCGCCAACCAGATCGACGACGAGGTGCGGCGGTTCATCCTCGACGCCCACGCGGAGGCGCGGCAGCTCCTCACGGACAACCGCGAGATCCTCGAGCGGCTCGCCACGGCGCTCCTCGAGCGCGAGACGCTGGACGCCGAGGAGGTCGACGCCATCGTCGGGGGCCGCGAGCTGCCGCAGCGCCAGCGCGTCGTGATCCCGAGCTACAGCGATCGGGATCGCGCCGCCAAGGAGAAGCGCCGCGCGGCCAGCATCTTCGGCACCCCGAAGCCCGCCCCGAGCACCTGA
- a CDS encoding alginate export family protein, producing the protein MIRSLPFASIALGSALLALTFAPRRAAAQASPQSEGLAVGGFTFRPSVELRLRGEFRRYPVDTGGDVYSSNAVLAEGFGGALPPLSDTGNVVKTQWFFAQRARLGLTVERGPVTGVVTLQDARLWGNDDAIFVGPGEPALPETAPYEAYIDLHTRSGRRAFVRLGRQRIAWGDGRLVGADDETLTGRSLDAVRAGLQLGNVDIEAMAVLLAAPGGAPPEVAGTRKPIAAGTGAQLYGLNAIWRVAPLLHLEATALARITREPRPTWLTPGDTVVLDARVSGDRRGFRYALEGAYELGRVATFAADRALGAFAAAARAELETALPAHLTFSARGAYATGDDGALEVGEAQRRFDPILPDAQDNHGPMGLYAWSNVIEGGGSVRASPFEPLTVSAGYTFVGLASPTGRWVTARLLPVGAASDNESRTLGHEIDLSLALQPWEPLRLALGYGLFIFGDGAKAIFTSANRAHDDGRPADLQQWAFLQATLTAP; encoded by the coding sequence ATGATCCGATCCCTGCCGTTCGCCTCCATCGCTCTGGGATCGGCGCTCCTCGCGCTCACGTTCGCGCCCAGAAGGGCGGCGGCGCAGGCGTCGCCGCAGTCGGAGGGCCTGGCCGTCGGCGGGTTCACGTTCCGCCCCTCGGTGGAGCTCCGGCTCCGCGGAGAGTTCCGCCGGTACCCGGTCGACACGGGCGGCGACGTCTACAGCTCGAACGCGGTGCTCGCCGAGGGCTTCGGAGGCGCGCTGCCGCCGCTCAGCGACACCGGCAACGTCGTCAAGACGCAGTGGTTCTTCGCCCAGCGCGCCCGCCTCGGGCTGACCGTCGAGCGCGGCCCCGTCACGGGCGTCGTCACGCTGCAGGACGCGCGGCTCTGGGGGAACGACGACGCGATCTTCGTCGGGCCGGGCGAGCCGGCCCTCCCGGAGACGGCGCCCTACGAGGCGTACATCGATCTGCACACACGCTCGGGACGCCGCGCCTTCGTCCGGCTGGGCCGGCAGCGGATCGCGTGGGGCGATGGCCGCCTGGTCGGAGCGGACGACGAGACGCTCACCGGGCGATCGCTCGATGCGGTGCGCGCAGGGCTGCAGCTCGGCAACGTCGACATCGAGGCGATGGCCGTGCTCCTCGCTGCGCCGGGAGGCGCTCCGCCCGAGGTGGCAGGGACGCGCAAGCCCATCGCCGCCGGGACAGGGGCCCAGCTCTACGGCCTGAACGCGATCTGGCGGGTCGCTCCCCTGCTCCACCTCGAGGCCACGGCGCTCGCGCGCATCACCCGGGAGCCGCGCCCGACCTGGCTGACGCCCGGCGACACCGTCGTCCTCGACGCGCGCGTCTCCGGCGACCGCCGGGGCTTTCGCTACGCGCTCGAGGGGGCGTACGAGCTCGGCCGCGTGGCCACGTTCGCGGCCGACCGCGCTCTCGGCGCGTTCGCGGCCGCAGCGCGGGCAGAGCTCGAGACGGCGCTCCCCGCGCACCTCACCTTCAGCGCCCGCGGCGCCTACGCGACGGGCGACGATGGCGCGCTCGAGGTGGGCGAGGCGCAGCGCCGCTTCGATCCGATCCTGCCCGACGCGCAGGACAACCACGGCCCCATGGGGCTCTACGCGTGGTCCAACGTGATCGAGGGGGGCGGAAGCGTCCGCGCCTCGCCCTTCGAGCCGCTGACGGTCTCCGCCGGATACACGTTCGTCGGCCTCGCCTCTCCAACAGGCAGGTGGGTGACGGCGCGCCTCCTCCCCGTCGGCGCCGCCAGCGACAACGAGAGCCGGACGCTGGGCCACGAGATCGATCTCTCGCTCGCCTTGCAGCCATGGGAGCCGCTGCGGCTCGCGCTCGGCTACGGCCTGTTCATCTTCGGTGACGGCGCCAAGGCGATCTTCACGAGCGCGAACCGCGCGCACGACGACGGCCGCCCGGCCGATCTGCAGCAGTGGGCGTTCCTGCAGGCAACGCTGACCGCCCCCTGA
- a CDS encoding GYF domain-containing protein — protein MSAWRWTDERGVQRSLSTAELRSALSAGIIPGSTLVWRKGMDAWAPASRQPELADAAQLRRKPEARTVAPERPAAGAEEAAREDGAALEIELIEDLGPAPARSGQPIGPAPAERSANGRKPAAQQATRATTRPQPPPPPPRKRESMRTLTGVEAPADAPASGQNAPIVVPAAGGTFDAGVARAITQLPRYDGPSPGDQGTTEIPRAPKLPSGAEEPEETSAGQRPAADAGSAAGDAGATADGDPPAPPRRAAGAAAPSRPGAAAPSRPGAAPRAAGGTTSRAEARPPRPPPLPLDRDAALTGAAPQNDGRGGATTGADQGAGKPLSATPPAPSSPGRATKRPAPTGKRSVPPPPVPVRFPAVAAKRPAGPRAPDASDQTAAGAKALVRLGALPAPPPRPPADAPRATPLAAAPPSPSASLAAPTLPIAAPAPPADAAPVTGAVPTAMASPGSRPASPATSTDGPSPRSAEDAPAGDGREPAASRDRGDAPEPSTTVLHRETPELPGPPVPSETKRSPLAAEAPMGRREYATIPSVGVGSSASQGHPAMRSWPGLPGLPNPQRSPAAADALQTSGQRSDRGSVPGSGNGPPALNPRALAARRGDGKGLSAAVTVPVSSLIGLCGAALLMSVVAFFAGRRSVMTARQPVGTARTALGAAQDAARSAIPVPPKPCWVARQPQPWAPLVAKSIPFEVTATKGGKLVVGYAKSPMEAVGLEIDPATGERSERFSNREAADIVSISPVEERFTVLTAAQQAIRSPVSVPGPRSFVVGLANGALVAADAPDAAPSPLWPVQGDEPLEAPRALAAGSGGYAVAFRREKAVWAGWLDAERKPVGELTRVTGSGGSIGKPSLGWNERALAVVFADRPADGRWEIRAGQAAPGTIPGSTQVIPLPSGGPGGDAFAPDIAGLGDGRWLLVWTEGPPGSRAMRAQTLAADFSPIGDPIALSPPAGNFGQGVLGVSSRSGYVGVVFLSKPAASYELWGVILQCG, from the coding sequence TTGAGCGCGTGGAGATGGACGGATGAGCGCGGCGTCCAGCGGAGCCTGAGCACCGCCGAGCTGCGCAGCGCGCTGTCTGCGGGGATCATTCCAGGCTCCACGCTCGTCTGGCGCAAGGGCATGGACGCCTGGGCGCCCGCGTCCAGGCAGCCTGAGCTCGCCGATGCCGCCCAGCTCCGGCGCAAGCCCGAGGCGCGCACCGTCGCGCCCGAGAGGCCAGCCGCCGGGGCCGAAGAGGCCGCTCGCGAGGACGGGGCGGCGCTGGAGATCGAGCTCATCGAGGATCTGGGTCCGGCGCCCGCGCGCAGCGGCCAGCCCATCGGTCCGGCGCCCGCGGAGAGGTCCGCGAACGGGCGGAAGCCGGCGGCGCAGCAGGCGACCCGGGCGACCACGCGACCGCAGCCGCCTCCCCCGCCGCCGCGCAAGCGCGAGTCCATGCGGACGCTCACGGGCGTCGAGGCGCCGGCAGACGCGCCGGCCAGCGGACAGAACGCGCCGATCGTCGTGCCAGCCGCGGGCGGAACGTTCGATGCGGGGGTCGCCCGCGCGATCACCCAGCTGCCCCGTTACGACGGTCCCTCGCCCGGAGACCAGGGAACGACCGAGATCCCGCGCGCGCCCAAGCTCCCCTCGGGGGCGGAGGAACCCGAGGAGACCTCGGCGGGTCAGCGCCCTGCCGCAGACGCAGGCAGCGCCGCGGGCGATGCCGGCGCGACGGCGGACGGCGATCCACCGGCGCCGCCGAGGCGCGCGGCGGGCGCGGCTGCGCCCAGCAGGCCGGGGGCAGCTGCGCCCAGCAGGCCGGGTGCAGCGCCGAGGGCCGCGGGCGGTACGACGTCGCGCGCGGAGGCGAGACCGCCCCGGCCCCCGCCTCTCCCCCTCGATCGCGACGCGGCGCTGACGGGCGCTGCGCCGCAGAACGATGGGCGCGGCGGAGCGACGACCGGCGCCGATCAAGGCGCCGGCAAGCCCCTCTCGGCGACGCCGCCGGCGCCCTCGAGCCCCGGCCGCGCCACGAAGCGCCCTGCGCCTACGGGGAAGCGCTCCGTGCCGCCACCTCCAGTTCCGGTCCGGTTCCCCGCGGTCGCCGCGAAGCGGCCTGCGGGCCCGCGGGCGCCTGACGCATCGGATCAGACGGCGGCCGGCGCAAAGGCCCTCGTCCGTCTCGGAGCGCTCCCCGCGCCGCCGCCGCGCCCCCCCGCGGACGCGCCCCGCGCCACGCCCTTGGCAGCAGCGCCCCCCTCGCCGTCGGCCTCGCTGGCAGCTCCGACCTTGCCCATCGCCGCGCCGGCCCCGCCGGCCGACGCTGCGCCTGTCACGGGCGCCGTCCCCACGGCGATGGCGTCACCAGGATCGCGCCCTGCGAGCCCAGCGACCTCCACCGACGGTCCCTCGCCCCGCAGCGCCGAGGACGCGCCGGCTGGCGACGGCCGCGAGCCCGCGGCGAGCCGCGATCGCGGCGACGCCCCGGAGCCCTCCACCACGGTGCTGCACCGCGAGACCCCGGAGCTCCCCGGGCCGCCCGTGCCCAGCGAGACGAAGCGCTCTCCTCTGGCCGCCGAGGCGCCGATGGGGCGCCGCGAGTACGCGACGATCCCGTCGGTCGGCGTCGGATCGAGCGCGTCGCAGGGGCACCCGGCGATGCGCTCGTGGCCAGGGCTGCCAGGGCTGCCGAACCCGCAGCGCAGCCCGGCGGCTGCCGACGCGCTCCAGACCTCGGGCCAGCGCTCGGATCGCGGCTCCGTCCCTGGATCGGGCAACGGCCCGCCAGCGCTCAACCCGCGCGCGCTCGCGGCGCGACGCGGCGACGGCAAGGGGCTCTCTGCAGCCGTGACCGTGCCGGTCTCGTCGCTCATCGGCCTCTGCGGGGCGGCGCTGCTCATGAGCGTCGTCGCCTTCTTCGCGGGCCGCCGCTCCGTCATGACCGCGCGGCAGCCGGTCGGGACGGCGCGCACGGCGCTCGGCGCAGCGCAGGACGCCGCGCGCTCGGCGATCCCCGTCCCGCCGAAGCCCTGCTGGGTGGCGCGTCAGCCCCAGCCATGGGCGCCGCTCGTTGCGAAGAGCATCCCCTTCGAGGTCACGGCAACGAAGGGCGGCAAGCTCGTGGTGGGGTACGCGAAGAGCCCCATGGAGGCCGTCGGCCTCGAGATCGATCCCGCGACCGGGGAGCGGAGCGAGCGGTTCTCGAACCGGGAGGCCGCCGACATCGTGAGCATCTCGCCGGTCGAGGAGCGCTTCACCGTCCTCACGGCCGCGCAGCAGGCCATCCGCTCCCCCGTCAGCGTGCCGGGGCCGAGATCGTTCGTCGTCGGTCTGGCGAACGGCGCTCTGGTGGCGGCCGATGCCCCCGACGCCGCCCCCTCCCCGCTCTGGCCGGTGCAAGGTGATGAGCCGCTCGAGGCGCCGCGCGCGCTCGCGGCCGGCTCCGGCGGCTACGCCGTCGCGTTCCGCCGCGAGAAGGCCGTGTGGGCAGGCTGGCTCGACGCCGAGCGCAAGCCCGTCGGCGAGCTCACCCGGGTGACCGGCTCGGGAGGCTCGATCGGCAAGCCATCGCTCGGATGGAACGAGCGCGCGCTCGCCGTCGTCTTTGCCGATCGGCCAGCGGATGGGCGATGGGAGATCCGCGCCGGGCAGGCCGCTCCCGGTACCATCCCCGGGTCGACCCAGGTGATCCCGCTCCCCTCCGGCGGCCCCGGGGGAGACGCCTTCGCGCCGGATATCGCGGGGCTCGGCGATGGACGCTGGCTCCTCGTGTGGACCGAAGGCCCTCCGGGGAGCCGCGCCATGCGCGCGCAGACCCTGGCCGCCGACTTCTCCCCGATCGGGGATCCGATTGCGCTCTCGCCGCCGGCCGGCAACTTCGGGCAAGGCGTGCTCGGCGTGTCGTCGCGCTCCGGTTACGTGGGCGTGGTGTTCCTCTCGAAGCCTGCCGCGAGCTACGAGCTCTGGGGGGTCATCCTCCAATGTGGATGA
- a CDS encoding ComF family protein, with product MSPSRALVAAVRSVLAAAARTLSPPACAGCDTPIDDASVFCAGCAQTSLPYAGGAPRGGAGTRAAAGTPLVAFAPFGGAVAEGIRRFKYGDRPDLARPLGRLMLCAARDAEVRVDLVVPVPLHPRRLAERGYNQAALLAAHVADGLAVSFAPRALCRVRPTAQQAQLPRDVRLQNVAGAFRVRAPERVQRRRVALIDDVATTGATLAACRDALLGAGAASVIYLVLATAESGAGELRSSPPSAHRT from the coding sequence ATGAGCCCTTCCCGCGCCCTCGTCGCCGCAGTCCGCTCCGTGCTCGCCGCCGCTGCGCGCACGCTCAGCCCGCCGGCCTGTGCGGGCTGTGACACCCCGATCGACGATGCCTCGGTATTCTGCGCCGGTTGCGCGCAGACCTCCCTGCCCTACGCAGGTGGGGCCCCGCGAGGGGGGGCGGGCACGCGCGCCGCGGCGGGGACGCCTCTCGTCGCGTTCGCTCCGTTTGGAGGGGCGGTCGCGGAGGGGATCCGGCGCTTCAAGTATGGAGATCGCCCCGATCTCGCGCGCCCACTCGGCCGGTTGATGCTCTGCGCGGCGCGCGACGCGGAGGTGCGCGTCGATCTGGTTGTCCCGGTGCCGCTGCATCCGCGCCGTCTCGCCGAGCGCGGGTACAACCAGGCGGCCCTGCTGGCCGCGCACGTCGCTGACGGACTCGCGGTGTCCTTCGCCCCGCGGGCCCTCTGCCGTGTCCGTCCCACCGCGCAGCAGGCGCAGCTCCCGCGCGACGTCCGCCTGCAGAACGTGGCGGGTGCGTTTCGCGTGCGCGCGCCAGAGCGCGTCCAGCGCCGGAGGGTCGCGCTCATCGATGACGTGGCCACCACGGGGGCCACGCTCGCCGCGTGTCGAGATGCGCTCCTTGGCGCGGGCGCAGCTTCGGTGATCTACCTCGTCCTCGCGACGGCCGAGAGCGGGGCGGGCGAGCTCAGAAGCTCACCTCCGTCAGCTCACCGCACTTGA
- a CDS encoding polysaccharide deacetylase family protein → MPRGRRVLAAGVLDTLGLLDRFLWLRAKLRLPVLSVFTYHRIADVSEVDELDPGVAEVSAREFEEQLAVIKTHGTVVSLRDVRLLAKGRKLPPNPVMVAFDDGYRDNHDVALPLLERAGVPATFFIATEFPDRGRLFWWDRVALLMHRCRRARVEIAYPATLVLEPLRDPIAAAMLVCQTIKHTSGVDIGRLWDEIERATGVSIDLGEERALATRTIMDWNHIGALRRAGMDVQSHSHSHRVLQTLSPEEATRDLARSRRVLSDALNEAVYAVAYPVGYSLCGAFPRAVKDAGFEIGFTNNSGLCMLSSFDPLNFPRIAMDRGQIGALFKLKLLIGQRPGSRASR, encoded by the coding sequence TTGCCGCGCGGTCGTCGTGTGCTGGCCGCCGGGGTGCTCGACACCCTCGGGCTCCTGGATCGCTTCCTCTGGCTGCGCGCGAAGCTCCGGCTGCCCGTGCTCTCCGTGTTCACCTACCACCGCATCGCGGACGTCTCGGAGGTGGACGAGCTCGATCCAGGGGTCGCCGAGGTGAGCGCGCGCGAGTTCGAGGAGCAGCTCGCGGTCATCAAGACGCACGGCACCGTGGTGTCCCTCCGGGATGTGCGGCTCCTCGCGAAGGGCCGGAAGCTCCCGCCGAACCCCGTCATGGTCGCGTTCGACGACGGCTACCGTGACAACCACGACGTCGCGTTGCCCCTCCTCGAGCGCGCGGGGGTCCCGGCCACGTTCTTCATCGCCACCGAGTTCCCCGACAGGGGCCGCCTCTTCTGGTGGGATCGCGTCGCGCTCCTCATGCACCGGTGCCGCCGGGCGCGCGTCGAGATCGCCTACCCAGCGACGCTCGTGCTCGAGCCGCTGCGCGACCCGATCGCCGCGGCGATGCTCGTCTGCCAGACCATCAAGCACACCTCCGGGGTCGACATCGGGCGCCTCTGGGACGAGATCGAGCGCGCCACGGGGGTGTCGATCGACCTCGGCGAGGAGCGCGCGCTCGCGACCAGGACGATCATGGACTGGAACCACATCGGGGCGCTGCGGCGGGCGGGCATGGACGTGCAGTCGCACTCGCACAGCCATCGTGTCCTCCAGACGCTCTCGCCCGAAGAGGCCACTCGCGATCTTGCGCGCTCCCGCCGCGTGCTCTCCGACGCCCTGAACGAGGCCGTGTATGCGGTCGCGTACCCCGTCGGATACAGCCTGTGCGGCGCCTTCCCTCGCGCCGTGAAGGACGCCGGCTTCGAGATCGGCTTCACCAACAACTCCGGCCTTTGCATGCTCTCGTCCTTCGACCCCCTGAACTTCCCGCGCATCGCCATGGACCGCGGGCAGATCGGCGCGCTCTTCAAGCTCAAGCTGCTCATCGGCCAGCGGCCCGGCTCTCGGGCCAGCCGCTGA
- a CDS encoding endonuclease/exonuclease/phosphatase family protein: protein MTERRLPPRSSGPTPAEQAPDPTSARAAPGALRGPGTPGDGGTPLRIVTYNVRYFGHGTRGIASTSAAITRIATTLARMSPLPDLVCLQEVETQSLRSSTMNPRWHPEETQLDRLMTELHAALAQAERRERYVAYYFPAHAYRLTSRTNIYTTGLAVLARDTFHIGHHNAERPHDITHRRGVKSLKQTRICAHVSFEHESGLSFDVFNTHLSLPSVFSREFWTGEARMGFGPNQIEEARVLADFVRRERRSDNFVVVGDFNSLPGSPVDRFLREEIGFVDAFAKVRCLSETEARAFPTAGFMNLRMHLDHVYSSERLEWLDFTGTHPFGHKGAFAGLSDHVPLIARCRLPGAAG, encoded by the coding sequence ATGACCGAGCGACGCCTCCCACCTCGTTCGAGCGGCCCAACACCGGCGGAGCAGGCGCCGGACCCGACCTCGGCGCGCGCGGCGCCCGGCGCTCTCCGCGGCCCCGGGACACCGGGCGACGGCGGTACGCCGCTCAGGATCGTCACCTATAACGTCCGCTACTTCGGGCACGGCACGCGGGGCATCGCCTCGACGAGCGCCGCCATCACCCGGATCGCGACGACGCTCGCGCGGATGTCCCCGCTGCCCGATCTCGTGTGCCTCCAGGAGGTCGAGACCCAGTCGCTGAGGTCCTCGACGATGAACCCGCGGTGGCACCCGGAGGAGACCCAGCTCGATCGCCTGATGACCGAGCTGCACGCGGCGCTGGCGCAGGCAGAGCGGCGCGAGCGCTACGTCGCCTACTACTTCCCCGCGCACGCCTACAGGCTTACCTCGCGGACGAACATCTACACGACCGGGCTCGCGGTGCTCGCGCGCGACACATTCCACATCGGACACCACAACGCGGAGCGCCCGCACGACATCACCCATCGGCGGGGGGTCAAGAGCCTGAAGCAGACGCGCATCTGCGCGCACGTGTCGTTCGAGCACGAGAGCGGGCTGAGCTTCGATGTGTTCAACACCCACCTCAGCCTGCCGAGCGTGTTCTCGCGGGAGTTCTGGACCGGCGAGGCGCGGATGGGGTTCGGGCCGAATCAGATCGAGGAGGCGAGGGTGCTCGCCGATTTCGTCCGCCGCGAGCGCCGGAGCGACAATTTCGTGGTGGTCGGCGACTTCAACTCGCTGCCAGGCTCGCCGGTCGATCGCTTCCTGCGCGAGGAGATCGGCTTCGTTGACGCGTTCGCCAAGGTACGATGCCTCTCCGAGACGGAGGCGCGCGCCTTCCCGACGGCCGGCTTCATGAACCTCCGCATGCACCTCGACCACGTCTACTCGTCCGAGCGCCTCGAGTGGCTGGACTTCACGGGCACGCACCCGTTCGGGCACAAGGGCGCGTTCGCAGGGCTGTCCGATCACGTCCCCCTGATCGCGCGCTGCCGCCTGCCGGGCGCCGCCGGCTGA